Proteins from a single region of Hordeum vulgare subsp. vulgare chromosome 6H, MorexV3_pseudomolecules_assembly, whole genome shotgun sequence:
- the LOC123402456 gene encoding LOW QUALITY PROTEIN: cell division cycle 20.2, cofactor of APC complex-like (The sequence of the model RefSeq protein was modified relative to this genomic sequence to represent the inferred CDS: inserted 1 base in 1 codon) yields the protein MDAGSHSISSSKSSAAAVQRPPLQEAGSRPYMPPLSTTSRNPSAKCYGDRFIPDRSAMDMDMAHYLLTETKKDKENAAAIAASPSKEAYRRLLAEKLLNNRTRILAFRNKPPEPENVFAADTVSSHLQAKPAKHRRYIPQSAERTLDAPDLVDDYYLNLMDWGXSNVLSIALSDTMYLWDASSGSTSELVTVEEDNGPITSVSWAPDGRHLAIGLNSSDIQLWDTSSNRLLRTLKGVHESRVGSLAWNNNVLTTGGMDGRIVNNDVRIRDHAVQMYQGHSQEVCGLKWSGSGQQLASGGNDNLLHIWDVSMASSMPSAGRNQWLHRLEDHTAAVKALAWCPFQSNLLATGGGGSDRCIKFWNTHTGACLNSVDTGSQVCSLLWNKNERELLSSHGFTQNQLTLWKYPSMVKMAELTGHTSRVLFMAQSPDGCTVASAAADETLRFWNVFGTPEVAKPAPKASHSGMFSSSFAHIR from the exons ATGGACGCAGGCTCCCACTCGATCTCCTCCAGCAAGAGCAGCGCCGCCGCCGTGCAGCGCCCGCCGCTCCAGGAGGCCGGCTCCCGCCCCTACATGCCACCGCTCAGCACCACCTCGCGCAACCCGTCGGCCAAGTGCTAC GGAGACAGGTTCATCCCGGACCGGTCAGCGATGGACATGGACATGGCGCACTACCTGCTCACGGAGaccaagaaggacaaggagaacgcggcggccatcGCGGCGTCCCCGTCCAAGGAGGCCTACCGGAGGCTTCTCGCGGAGAAGCTGCTCAACAACCGGACGCGGATCCTCGCCTTCAGGAACAAGCCGCCGGAGCCGGAGAACGTGTTTGCTgccgacacggtttcttctcacCTACAGGCCAAGCCGGCCAAGCACAGGCGCTACATTCCCCAG TCTGCCGAGAGGACTCTGGATGCACCGGACCTCGTCGACGACTACTACCTCAACCTGATGGACTGGG GCAGCAACGTGTTGTCCATTGCGCTGAGCGACACCATGTACTTGTGGGACGCCTCCAGTGGATCAACATCTGAGCTTGTGACAGTCGAGGAGGACAACGGCCCCATCACCAGCGTCAGCTGGGCTCCTGATGGCCGCCATCTTGCTATTGGACTCAACTCGTCTGACATTCAGCTCTGGGACACCAGCTCCAACCGCCTG TTGAGAACACTGAAAGGTGTGCATGAGTCAAGGGTCGGTTCGCTGGCATGGAACAACAACGTCCTGACGACTGGCGGCATGGACGGTAGGATCGTGAACAACGACGTAAGGATCAGGGACCATGCCGTGCAGATGTACCAGGGGCACAGCCAGGAGGTGTGCGGGCTCAAGTGGTCTGGCTCAGGGCAGCAACTGGCGAGCGGTGGCAACGACAACCTTTTGCACATTTGGGACGTGTCGATGGCATCCTCCATGCCGTCTGCAGGCCGCAACCAGTGGCTGCACCGGCTTGAGGACCACACGGCCGCTGTGAAGGCGCTCGCGTGGTGCCCATTCCAGAGCAACCTGCTGGCAACTGGTGGTGGCGGTAGCGACCGCTGCATCAAGTTCTGGAACACGCACACCGGTGCATGCCTGAACTCTGTCGATACTGGATCACAGGTGTGCTCCCTTCTGTGGAACAAGAATGAGAGAGAGCTGCTGAGTTCGCACGGATTCACGCAGAACCAGCTCACATTGTGGAAGTACCCTTCCATGGTCAAGATGGCTGAACTCACTGGCCATACCTCCCGTGTTCTTTTCATGGCACAG AGTCCTGATGGTTGCACGGTAGCATCTGCTGCTGCAGACGAGACCCTCCGCTTCTGGAACGTGTTTGGCACTCCTGAGGTAGCCAAGCCTGCACCAAAGGCTTCACACTCCGGCATGTTCAGCAGCAGCTTCGCCCATATCCGATAA
- the LOC123402457 gene encoding myb family transcription factor PHL11-like, with amino-acid sequence MFEGMERAGYGVGAGVVLSRDPKPRLRWTPDLHERFVEAVTKLGGPDKATPKSVLRLMGMKGLTLYHLKSHLQKYRMGKQSKKDTGFETNRGAFAAQGISFSSAVPPNAPSAGNSNMGETPLADALRYQIEVQRKLHEQLEVQKKLQMRIEAQGKYLQTILEKAQKNLSYEAGGDANLETTRSQLTDFNLALSGFMDDATQACQQNDGELAKALSEDSLRAGNLGFQLYHGVQDGEDVKCATDEDLLLLDLNIKGGYDHRLSSHGMRRGAVDLAVGQHRR; translated from the exons ATGTTCGAGGGGATGGAGCGGGCGGGGTACGGCGTGGGCGCCGGGGTGGTGCTGTCGCGGGACCCCAAGCCCCGGCTGCGCTGGACGCCCGACCTGCACGAGCGCTTCGTCGAGGCCGTCACCAAGCTCGGCGGGCCCGACA AGGCGACGCCCAAGTCGGTGCTGAGACTGATGGGCATGAAAGGGCTCACCTTGTACCACCTAAAGAGCCATCTTCAG AAATACAGGATGGGAAAGCAGAGCAAGAAAGACACAGGCTTCGAAACCAACAGAGGAG CCTTCGCCGCGCAGGGCATCAGTTTCTCCTCTGCGGTGCCTCCAAACGCTCCGTCCGCTGGGAACAGCAACATGGG AGAAACGCCGCTCGCGGACGCGCTAAGATATCAAATCGAAGTCCAAAGGAAGCTGCACGAACAGCTCGAG GTTCAGAAGAAGTTGCAAATGCGCATCGAGGCGCAAGGGAAATACCTGCAAACGATCCTGGAGAAGGCCCAGAAGAACCTCTCATACGAAGCAGGCGGAGACGCAAACCTAGAGACGACCAGGTCGCAGCTCACCGACTTCAACCTAGCACTCTCGGGGTTCATGGACGACGCGACGCAGGCGTGCCAGCAGAACGATGGagagctggccaaggccttgtcCGAGGACAGCCTCAGAGCCGGCAACCTGGGCTTCCAGCTCTACCATGGAGTCCAGGACGGCGAGGACGTGAAATGCGCCACGGACGAGGACCTGCTCCTGCTGGACCTGAACATCAAGGGCGGGTAcgatcatcggctgtcctcccacgGCATGCGGCGCGGCGCCGTGGATCTTGCCGTCGGCCAGCACAGAAGGTAA